One Solanum lycopersicum chromosome 2, SLM_r2.1 genomic region harbors:
- the LOC101249232 gene encoding uncharacterized protein → MAGTEHITIDCIEVPSRPLRSSVVKLLDVEQRRNALNQMNWDLERQALEVVSKLEQHTLFLFAWTGGISIYLTTSIPSAMAFAMSILLMCLFLADSFIHIGMAKSRITKMNVLIMNLMRSYKYLREETRNLMEFDRSKKRRLANVVDNSEVPVMDMDSFIARTKTICDDATDFSDFEKARHKMIDVSWGFGGIFIPVVLFMSFCNYYYGQDASSPDKLSFAV, encoded by the exons ATGGCTGGAACAGAACATATAactattgattgtattgaag tCCCTTCACGCCCTTTGCGTTCAAGTGTTGTGAAGTTGTTAGATGTGGAACAGAGAAGGAATGCATTAAATCAAATGAACTGGGACTTGGAACGACAAGCACTTGAGGTTGTATCTAAACTAGAGCAGCATACCCTCTTTCTTTTCGCATGGACAGGAGGAATTAGTATCTACCTAACCACCAGTATACCTTCTGCTATGGCCTTTGCCATGTCTATTCTATTGATGTGTTTATTTTTGGCTGATTCGTTCATACACATTGGCATGGCAAaatcaagaattacaaaaatGAACGTGCTCATCATGAATTTGATGCgaagttataaatatttaagagAAGAAACAAGAAATCTAATGGAATTTGACCGAAGCAAGAAAAGAAGGCTAGCTAATGTTGTGGATAACAGTGAAGTTCCTGTCATGGACATGGACTCTTTTATTGCCAGAACTAAGACTATTTGTGATGATGCCACAGATTTTTCTGACTTTGAGAAAGCTCGCCATAAGATGATCGATGTGTCCTGGGGGTTCGGAGGTATCTTCATTCCTGTTGTGCTGTTCATGTCATTTTGTAACTATTACTATG GACAGGATGCCTCGTCTCCTGACAAGCTGTCTTTTGCTGTATGA